Below is a genomic region from Rhodothermales bacterium.
AGTCTGTAAACGTGCTAAAACCGAGCGCGCAGACGGCGCTGTTCACGACGAACTTGTCGCCAACGGCCAGTTGCAGGCCGGCGCGGCTGACGTGGTGGGCATCCTGCTCGGTGAGTATGACGTTGGTCCAGCCATGCTTTTCCACACGCTGGGCCGCCTTGCGTAGCATGCCTTTTGAGGCATCGAGGCCGATGAGCCGACCGCGCGAGCCCAGCCAGGGCGCTATATACGGGAAGTTCTGGCCGGTGCCGCAGGCGAGGTCGAGCACGGTGTCGCCCTGTTTTGGGGCGAGGGCGTTGACCAGCTGCCGGCGGGCGTCGCGGTAGAGCGGCTCGAGCGCGAGGTCGTAGACGTGTGAAAACAGATCGTACCACATCATGGGCAGGCACCGGCGCGTAGGGGTTCGATCATCGGGGAAGCTGGAATCATATCACCGCTGAATCGCAGATGAAGTCGGGCACGATGCCGGTCGATTCGATCAGGATATCCGCCATGTGCGGCAGCGTGTTGCCCGTGAGCACCAGCGCCGTATCGATCCCGAAGTGGTTGCCGCCCATGATGTCGGTCGCGAGCGTGTCGCCCACCATCAGGATATCGGTCTTGGCGACCTGCCGGTATTTCTGCACGTGTTCGAAGGCGAAATTGAACATCTGGGCCTCCGGCTTCCCGAATCGGATGAAGGTGCGGCGGATGACCCGCTCGATGAGGTCTGCCACGGCGCCGATCGACACCGCGATCTGCCCGCGGGAGACCGGGTACGAGGCGTCGGTATTGGCGACGATGACCGGGATGTTGCGGAGGCGGAGCAGGTTGACGGCCTTGTTGATGTCGTTATTCCAGTCGAACCCCTCGTCGTCGAGCAGGACGAGCGCGTTGACCGTATCGGCTTGGTCGAGATCGAGGTCTCGGACGGAGATGGCCTGGAGCCCCATGGTTTCGATGTAGTGGGCCGAGGCCGGCGTGCCGAGGTACGCGATCACCCCGGTGCGCACTTTGTACCGCAGATAGTCCCGCGCCAGCATGCCCGAAGAGACCACCTTGTCTTCCGTGATGCGGGTGATGCCGGCGCGCTGGTAGACGTCGGCCAGTTGGGTCGGGCTGCGCGAGGCATCGTTGGTGAGCACAAAAAAGTCGATGTTGTGCTCGGTCAGGTATTCGAACGTGGCGTGGATGCCGGGCGTCATGCCGCGGTAGTTTTTCAGCACGCCGTAGGCATCGAAGAAGATCACCTTATAATCGAGAGCCAGCGTTTTGAAGGCGCACCGTTGCATGAGCAATCCGGGTCAGCGAAGGGACAGATGGTTCAGGAGGAGATCGGCGTCAAAGCGGACGTCCACCTCGGGAAAATAGCGTGTAAACGCCTCACTCTGGAGTTGGTCGGCGTACCGCGGGCGAAAAAAGTGCCGGCCGTATTTGATCACGTAGTTCAGGATGAAGAACCGATAGGCTTCCTTCAGGAAGCGCACCTCGTCCGCCTCGAGCGGGTAGACGGCGTGGTAGGCCTTCAGGAAGAGTAAAAAGCGGGGCTCCATGAAGGTGTCGACCACGTAACTAAACGTGGTGCGGTCGCCGCGGTCGGACACGACTCGGCTGAAAAAATAGAAATCGAGCATCCGAGACGACATCCTGAACCAGTCATAATCCCAGCGGCTGAACAACGCGCCGTTGTCGTCGAGCGAGAAGTTGCCAATATTCCAATCCACAAACACAGGCATTTTCAAGAACCGGCCGGCGCCGCAGGCGTCGTGGCCGGCCAGGAACAGCTGGCACTGACGCCGGATGGCGCCTCGTTCGTCTTCCGTGGCTGTGCCCCATTCGGCAGTCGTCACCCGTTCGAGCAGTTCCCGAATGTCCCATTCGAGCGTTTTCGACGACGCCGGCAGGTGGGGTACGGCATCGGCGCAGGCCCGGTGAAAACGCGCCATCTCGCCGCCAAAGCGCTCGATATCGGCCGGCTCTAGCCGCCTGGGGAAGCGGTTACGGATGCGGATCGGGTTATAAAAGACAACCCAGACATCCGTCTCGCCCTCCTGCTGCCGGAAGGTGAACACCTCCCCCTGTTTCGGGAGCGAGCGAGCGAGCAGACGCGCGAAGGGCGGCTGGAGGGTTTTCGCGAGGGTGTTGATGATCGTATGATCTTCCCGGAAGTGCTCGTACTTGCCGAAATACGACACTTTTCCGACTACGAAGCGGCGGTCGGGGAGCTGCACTTTGTAGACATGATTCGTCGACACCTGGGCGCTGATGTCCTCGATCCAGAGGGCAGGGGTCGAGGGGTCATACGCCGCCCAGGCATCCCGGACGATCGCGGTGAAATCGATAAAGGACATGATCGAGGCGGATTAGGGACGGAGATTACGGAATCCTCGGCCGCCAATCTGCCTGCGATGCGCGCCCACGAATTATTTCACGAGCAGGATCGGTGTGGTGGATACGTGCCCCCCGCCGGCGATGCGGACGAGGTACAACCCGCCGGGTAACGACGCGCCCTCGATCTCCAGTTCCTGTACGCCGCCCCCCTGGACCACGCCCTCGTGCAGAACGCGCACCAGTCGGCCGGTGGCGTCGAACAGCTCGGCGCGCGCGGCGGAAGCCTCGCGAACGGCGAATCGCACGGTAGTGGACGGGTTAAACGGGTTTGGATAAGCGGGCTCGACCCGCAGCGCGGTGGTTGCATCGATACGGATACTCCGCGCGGCGGAGTAGGCGAAGGCGCCGTCGAAGTCGATCTGCTTGAGGCGCACGCGGTAGTCGCCGGGCGCCAGGGCCGAGATTCGGTAGGTGTACGATTGCGGAGCGTTGGTCGTACCGGCTCCGGAGACAAATCCGGCCGGCTCGAAGTCGCCTGTGCCGGCGAGTTGCACCTCGAAGCCGGCGTTGTTCAACTCGCTGGCCGTCGTCCAGGCCAGAGCCAGCGCATCGCCGTCCGCCACGGCCTGGAACGCGGTGAGGGAGACCGGCAGCGGCGTGTCGTCGCCTTCGACGACGTCGAGGTACTGGTTGATGGGCACATTCTTATACGAGTTCACGACGCCCGAGGGCCACTCGACGACGAGGGTTTCGACGATTTTGGCATCGCCGAAGCCGAGGTGGACGCGCAGCGAGTTCTGGCTGTAATCCGCACCCGTCGAGAGATCGCGACGTTGCTTGAGCGTCTCTCCTCCGATCGAGGCCACCGCGGTGATCCGCGCGCCGATCCCCCACGCATTCGAAATATCACCGACGAGGCGGAGGCTTAGCCAGTTGCCGCCACCGGTGTTTCGGTAGAGGAAGTTGGGTTGTTCGCTGTCGTTGGCGACAAAGAGATCGAGGTCGCCGTCGCGGTCGTAATCGGCGAAAGCGCCCGAGACCGAGGCGCCGCCGTCGGTCGAGACCGGTTCTTTGGTCGCCGGCTCGAAGCTGCCCTTACCCTGATTGAGGTAGAGCGTGCTGCCTCCATCGCGGTTGGCGACGAATACATCCAGGTCGCCGTCGTTTTCGACATCACCCCAGGCCGAGCCGAAGCCTCCGATGCGGTCGGCGACAAGGGGATCGTTAAAGACCCGGACGAAGCGGCGGGCGCCCTCGTTGAGGAACAGCCGGTTACTGCCGGCCTGGTCGGTGGTGAAGAGGTCGAGGTCGCTGTCGTTGTCCACATCCACCCAGGCACAGCTCAGCGTGTTGCCGCCGCTGGTGACGATGGGCGATTCGCCCTCTTCCTCGAAGGCGAAGGTGCCCTCGTTCCAGTATAGGAGGTCGTTTGAGCCGGCGATATTGCCGATGAAGAGATCCTGGTCGCCGTCGTCATCCGCATCGCCCCAGCAGATCGGGGCGGAGTCGCCGATGTCTTTTACGATCTGGCCATCCTCGAAGATCTTGAAAGCGCCGGGCCCGTTGTTGCGGAGGAGGACGTTGGCGACCTCGCCGGGGGTGGAAAAGAGTACATCCAGGTCCCAGTCGTTATCGTAGTCCGCAATGCCGGCGAAGCGGTAGTCGTCTTTGTCGGAGGTGAGGCCGTTGTCGGTCACCTTCAGAAGCGCACCCTCTTTATTAAGATAAAAGAAGGCCGGCTGGCCAAGGTTGGTGACGAGGAGGTCCAGGTCGCCGTCGTTTTCGACATCGAACCAGCGGCTGCTGGCGGATTCACCAACGTCGTTGAAGGGGAAGGCGTCCTCGATCCATTTAAATTCGCCGTCACCCAGGTTGGCGATGAGGGTGTTTTTCTGGCCGAACCAGTTGGTGACCATGAGATCCTCCCAGCCGTCGCCGTTATAATCGCCCCAGCTCCCACCACTGGAGTTGGTCTTGGCATCCGTTATGACGGACGGGAAGACACGCTCGAATTGCTGGGCGTTGGCCGGCAGGGCGAATGGAATAAGGGCAACAAGGACGCGGAGACGGATCATCGGAGTGTGGATTCGTGAGCAAGGGGGCGTCAACGAATGCGCATAACCTACGAAAAAACCGTCATCCGGGCATCATCGTGGCCGGCGTTAAAACACCGGCCTATTTTGCCGCATCGCGACGTGATACTTGTGCGCCATCGCCACACGATGGCCGGCGTTAAAACACCAGCCTATTGTGCCGCATCGCGCGGCGATGCGGGCCTGGCCGGGGGACGTCCAATCATGGCGTGGCCGGCGGTAAAACACCGGCCTATTGTGCCGCAT
It encodes:
- a CDS encoding FG-GAP-like repeat-containing protein → MIRLRVLVALIPFALPANAQQFERVFPSVITDAKTNSSGGSWGDYNGDGWEDLMVTNWFGQKNTLIANLGDGEFKWIEDAFPFNDVGESASSRWFDVENDGDLDLLVTNLGQPAFFYLNKEGALLKVTDNGLTSDKDDYRFAGIADYDNDWDLDVLFSTPGEVANVLLRNNGPGAFKIFEDGQIVKDIGDSAPICWGDADDDGDQDLFIGNIAGSNDLLYWNEGTFAFEEEGESPIVTSGGNTLSCAWVDVDNDSDLDLFTTDQAGSNRLFLNEGARRFVRVFNDPLVADRIGGFGSAWGDVENDGDLDVFVANRDGGSTLYLNQGKGSFEPATKEPVSTDGGASVSGAFADYDRDGDLDLFVANDSEQPNFLYRNTGGGNWLSLRLVGDISNAWGIGARITAVASIGGETLKQRRDLSTGADYSQNSLRVHLGFGDAKIVETLVVEWPSGVVNSYKNVPINQYLDVVEGDDTPLPVSLTAFQAVADGDALALAWTTASELNNAGFEVQLAGTGDFEPAGFVSGAGTTNAPQSYTYRISALAPGDYRVRLKQIDFDGAFAYSAARSIRIDATTALRVEPAYPNPFNPSTTVRFAVREASAARAELFDATGRLVRVLHEGVVQGGGVQELEIEGASLPGGLYLVRIAGGGHVSTTPILLVK
- a CDS encoding HAD-IIA family hydrolase → MQRCAFKTLALDYKVIFFDAYGVLKNYRGMTPGIHATFEYLTEHNIDFFVLTNDASRSPTQLADVYQRAGITRITEDKVVSSGMLARDYLRYKVRTGVIAYLGTPASAHYIETMGLQAISVRDLDLDQADTVNALVLLDDEGFDWNNDINKAVNLLRLRNIPVIVANTDASYPVSRGQIAVSIGAVADLIERVIRRTFIRFGKPEAQMFNFAFEHVQKYRQVAKTDILMVGDTLATDIMGGNHFGIDTALVLTGNTLPHMADILIESTGIVPDFICDSAVI
- a CDS encoding methyltransferase domain-containing protein encodes the protein MMWYDLFSHVYDLALEPLYRDARRQLVNALAPKQGDTVLDLACGTGQNFPYIAPWLGSRGRLIGLDASKGMLRKAAQRVEKHGWTNVILTEQDAHHVSRAGLQLAVGDKFVVNSAVCALGFSTFTDWVHVLERTVELLPPGGRIVLMDVYAERRVPQTWMVEQVARAELSRQVWMEMKKMVRVFEWRYLQGSPHVYGGRLYLAVGEK